The Streptomyces sp. Je 1-332 genome has a window encoding:
- a CDS encoding aldo/keto reductase, whose product MSIKHLLPGALGFGTAPLGNMFRAIPDAEAAATVEAAWDQGIRFYDTAPFYGAGLSEIRLGDVLAGHPRDAYVLSTKVGRVILDEAEDPAARDLGEKGGLFEHGRPNKMVNDYTADATLRSIEDSLKRLRTDRLDIVWVHDVAQDFYGDAWLAAYEQARTGAFRVLDRLRDEGVIKAWGLGVNRVEPLELTLDLDEPKPDAFLLAGRYTLLDHDRALQRLLPAAAAQNVDIVVGGPYSSGILAGGQHFEYQKAPAEIVAKVERIKALTERHGVGIKSAALQFSLAHPATVAAIPGATKPSRIAEDVAALAETVPAAFWADLREEKLIAADAPVPTT is encoded by the coding sequence ATGAGCATCAAGCACCTCCTCCCCGGAGCGCTCGGCTTCGGCACCGCCCCGCTCGGCAACATGTTCCGCGCCATCCCCGACGCGGAGGCCGCGGCCACCGTCGAGGCCGCCTGGGACCAGGGCATCCGCTTCTACGACACCGCCCCCTTCTACGGCGCGGGCCTCTCCGAGATCCGGCTCGGTGACGTCCTCGCGGGCCACCCCCGCGACGCATACGTCCTGAGCACGAAGGTCGGCCGCGTCATCCTGGACGAGGCCGAGGACCCCGCGGCCCGCGACCTCGGCGAGAAGGGCGGCCTCTTCGAGCACGGCCGCCCGAACAAGATGGTCAACGACTACACGGCTGACGCCACCCTCCGCTCCATCGAGGACAGCCTGAAGCGGCTCAGGACGGACCGGCTCGACATCGTGTGGGTGCACGATGTGGCGCAGGACTTCTACGGCGACGCATGGCTGGCCGCCTATGAGCAGGCCCGTACGGGCGCCTTCCGCGTCCTGGACCGGCTGCGCGACGAGGGTGTCATCAAGGCCTGGGGCCTTGGCGTCAACCGCGTCGAGCCGCTCGAACTCACCCTCGACCTGGACGAACCGAAGCCCGACGCCTTCCTCCTCGCGGGCCGCTACACCCTCCTGGACCACGACCGCGCCCTTCAGCGCCTGCTCCCGGCAGCGGCCGCCCAGAACGTCGACATCGTCGTGGGCGGCCCCTACAGCTCGGGAATCCTGGCGGGCGGTCAGCACTTCGAGTACCAGAAGGCGCCCGCGGAGATCGTCGCCAAGGTCGAGCGCATCAAGGCGCTCACCGAGCGGCACGGCGTCGGCATCAAGTCCGCCGCCCTGCAGTTCTCCCTCGCCCACCCGGCGACGGTGGCGGCGATCCCCGGAGCGACGAAGCCGAGCCGCATAGCAGAGGACGTGGCCGCGCTCGCCGAGACGGTACCGGCCGCGTTCTGGGCGGACCTGCGCGAGGAGAAGCTGATCGCTGCGGACGCCCCGGTTCCCACGACCTGA
- a CDS encoding succinate dehydrogenase/fumarate reductase iron-sulfur subunit yields the protein MKLTLRVWRQRHADAEGAMSTYEVDGISSDMSFLEMLDTLNEELIVKGDDPVAFDHDCREGICGACSLVINGDAHGPERTTTCQLHMRSFKDGDTIDIEPWRAAAFPVVKDLVVDRSSFDRIIQSGGYISAPTGAAPEAHAAPVPKPDADFAFEHAECIGCGACVAACPNGSAMLFTSAKVNHLNVLPQGAPERETRVLDMVAQMDEEGFGGCTLTGECATACPKGIPLPSISAMNKEWLRATRKVSR from the coding sequence ATGAAGCTCACCCTGCGCGTCTGGCGCCAGCGACACGCCGACGCCGAAGGCGCCATGTCCACCTACGAGGTCGACGGCATCTCGTCCGACATGTCCTTCCTGGAGATGCTGGACACCCTCAACGAAGAGCTCATCGTCAAGGGCGACGACCCCGTCGCCTTCGACCACGACTGCCGCGAGGGCATCTGCGGCGCGTGCTCGCTCGTCATCAACGGCGACGCGCACGGCCCGGAGCGCACCACGACCTGTCAGCTGCACATGCGGTCCTTCAAGGACGGCGACACGATCGACATCGAGCCGTGGCGTGCCGCCGCCTTCCCGGTCGTCAAGGACCTGGTCGTCGACCGCTCGTCCTTCGACCGGATCATCCAGTCCGGCGGCTACATCAGCGCCCCGACGGGTGCTGCCCCCGAGGCCCACGCGGCGCCCGTGCCGAAGCCCGACGCGGACTTCGCCTTCGAGCACGCGGAGTGCATCGGCTGCGGCGCCTGCGTCGCCGCCTGCCCCAACGGCTCGGCGATGCTGTTCACCTCGGCGAAGGTCAACCACCTGAACGTCCTGCCGCAGGGTGCGCCCGAGCGGGAGACCCGTGTCCTGGACATGGTGGCGCAGATGGACGAGGAGGGCTTCGGCGGCTGCACGTTGACCGGTGAGTGCGCCACCGCCTGCCCGAAGGGCATCCCGCTGCCCTCCATCTCCGCGATGAACAAGGAGTGGCTGCGGGCTACAAGGAAGGTGAGCCGCTAG
- a CDS encoding acyl-CoA synthetase, producing MHPGAYDPARTAVVTADGTRTLTYGQLEERSLRLADHLRAAGLRRGDHFALLSDNDPRALEVYWAALRSGLYLTAVNHHLTTDEAAYIVRDCGAKALIVSGSLAELGAAVMELAGGPPITLGLDDGTYEKALESASAESPAHQPRGTDMLYSSGTTGRPKGIKPALPEGDVREEPSAYVLIFQAMYGFGEDTVYLSPAPIYHAAPLRFCGVVTALGGTVVLMDTFDAEGALAAVERHRVTHSQWVPTMFVRMLKLPAQVRERYDLSSMTTAIHAAAPCAVEVKRRMLEWWGPVLYEYYSSTEGNGITFISPEEWLRKPGSVGKDGLLGELRICDEAGELLPSGETGTVYFEREELSFRYHNDDVRTREAQHPEHPNWTTTGDIGHIDEDGYLFLTDRKAFMIISGGVNVYPQEAEDCLVLHPAVADVAVIGVPDPEMGEAVKAVVRPADGVTTGPELERELVAFVRERIAHYKAPRSVDFTDSLPRTPTGKLAKSSLRRSYWE from the coding sequence ATGCACCCGGGAGCGTACGACCCCGCCAGGACGGCCGTCGTCACCGCCGACGGCACACGGACCCTCACCTACGGACAACTCGAAGAACGCTCCCTGCGGCTCGCGGATCATCTGCGGGCCGCAGGCCTGCGCAGAGGCGACCACTTCGCCCTGCTCAGCGACAACGACCCGCGCGCCCTTGAGGTCTACTGGGCGGCGCTGCGCTCGGGCCTCTATCTCACCGCCGTCAATCACCACCTCACGACGGACGAGGCCGCCTACATCGTCCGGGACTGCGGAGCGAAGGCGCTGATCGTCTCCGGCTCGCTCGCCGAACTCGGCGCGGCGGTCATGGAGTTGGCGGGCGGCCCGCCGATCACGCTCGGCCTCGACGACGGAACGTACGAGAAGGCCCTGGAGTCCGCGTCCGCCGAGTCGCCCGCCCACCAGCCGCGCGGCACCGACATGCTCTACTCCTCGGGCACCACGGGCCGCCCCAAGGGGATCAAGCCCGCGCTGCCCGAGGGTGACGTGCGCGAGGAGCCGAGCGCCTACGTACTGATCTTCCAGGCCATGTACGGCTTCGGCGAGGACACCGTCTACCTCTCGCCCGCACCGATCTACCACGCGGCGCCGCTGCGCTTCTGCGGGGTCGTCACGGCGCTGGGCGGCACCGTCGTGCTCATGGACACCTTCGACGCGGAGGGCGCCCTGGCGGCGGTCGAACGCCACCGGGTCACGCACAGCCAGTGGGTGCCCACCATGTTCGTACGGATGCTGAAGCTGCCCGCGCAGGTGCGCGAGCGCTACGACCTGTCGTCGATGACGACCGCCATCCACGCCGCCGCGCCCTGCGCCGTCGAGGTCAAGCGGCGGATGCTGGAGTGGTGGGGGCCCGTCCTGTACGAGTACTACTCGTCGACGGAGGGCAACGGCATCACCTTCATCTCGCCCGAGGAATGGCTGCGCAAGCCCGGCTCCGTCGGCAAGGACGGACTCCTCGGCGAACTGCGGATCTGCGACGAGGCGGGCGAGCTGCTGCCGAGCGGCGAGACCGGCACCGTCTACTTCGAGCGCGAGGAACTCTCCTTCCGCTACCACAACGACGACGTCCGCACCCGCGAGGCCCAGCACCCCGAGCATCCGAACTGGACCACCACGGGGGACATCGGACACATCGACGAGGACGGCTATCTCTTCCTCACCGACCGCAAGGCATTCATGATCATCTCGGGTGGTGTGAACGTCTACCCGCAGGAGGCCGAGGACTGTCTCGTGCTGCATCCGGCGGTCGCGGACGTCGCGGTGATCGGGGTGCCCGATCCGGAGATGGGGGAGGCCGTCAAGGCAGTGGTCCGCCCGGCCGACGGAGTGACCACTGGGCCCGAACTGGAGCGTGAACTGGTCGCGTTCGTGCGCGAGCGCATAGCCCACTACAAGGCTCCGCGCTCCGTGGACTTCACGGACTCGCTACCACGGACGCCGACCGGGAAGCTGGCCAAGTCGTCGCTGCGCAGGTCCTATTGGGAATGA
- a CDS encoding LysR substrate-binding domain-containing protein has translation MLDLRQLRYFVAVAETEHVGRAAEALHISQSPLSRQIAQLEKQLGLVLFERSQQRIRLTADGRVFLSETRALLRHADRLENLGRRLGRGEEGGLCIGYVGDAMHTGVLPGALRTLQEERPGIHVALYSLSATEQFEGLRQRSLDIALVREPPAGDDPDLLAAPLVEDPLLLALPAAHPLAAREELTPGDLDGQAWIAVENTQDPAWRDTFLASCVASGFTPDIRLEAAEPLTALGLVASGLGLALIQKSMVRGAAEGIAVRELPWHETSVHLWAAWHAVDLRPVVASFRETVLGGATLD, from the coding sequence ATGCTTGACCTGCGACAACTGCGCTATTTCGTGGCCGTCGCCGAGACGGAACACGTCGGCAGGGCGGCGGAAGCCCTGCACATCTCGCAGTCACCGCTCAGCCGCCAGATCGCCCAGCTGGAGAAGCAGCTCGGTCTCGTCCTGTTCGAGCGCAGCCAGCAGCGCATCCGGCTCACCGCCGACGGCCGGGTCTTCCTGAGCGAGACCCGCGCCCTGCTGCGGCACGCCGACCGTCTGGAGAACCTCGGGCGCAGGCTCGGCCGCGGCGAGGAGGGCGGGCTCTGCATCGGATACGTCGGCGACGCCATGCACACCGGCGTCCTGCCGGGCGCGCTGCGCACCCTCCAGGAGGAGCGTCCCGGCATCCACGTCGCGCTCTACAGCCTCTCGGCGACGGAACAGTTCGAGGGCCTGCGCCAGCGCAGCCTCGACATCGCCCTCGTCCGGGAACCACCGGCAGGTGACGATCCGGACCTGCTGGCAGCGCCCCTCGTCGAGGACCCGCTGCTGCTCGCGCTGCCCGCGGCTCATCCCCTGGCCGCGCGGGAGGAGTTGACGCCGGGCGACCTGGACGGGCAGGCGTGGATCGCGGTCGAGAACACCCAGGACCCGGCCTGGCGTGACACCTTCCTCGCCTCGTGCGTGGCGTCCGGATTCACCCCCGACATCCGCCTGGAGGCCGCCGAACCGCTCACCGCGCTCGGCCTCGTCGCCTCCGGTCTCGGCCTGGCGCTCATCCAGAAGAGCATGGTGCGCGGCGCGGCGGAGGGTATCGCCGTACGTGAACTGCCCTGGCACGAGACGTCCGTTCACCTGTGGGCGGCCTGGCACGCCGTCGATCTGCGGCCGGTGGTGGCCTCCTTCCGTGAGACGGTCCTTGGGGGCGCCACTCTCGACTGA